DNA from Tachypleus tridentatus isolate NWPU-2018 chromosome 8, ASM421037v1, whole genome shotgun sequence:
TTATGATCATGAACACACTGCTACTCTTAGAGATATAAAAATGGGTTCTTGAGGGCAATTTTCCATTATCTCGTCAAATTTTTCTTTGTGTCTGTGAGTTTGATCTCTTGAATATCTACTACGTAAATATAGAAAGATCTAAAATAGTTGCCCTGTTTTTATGTCATTGTAGGTGCATTATGTCTTACTATTATATATGTAACTACAGCGTTTTAAGcactaaattaatttatttccgATTAATCATTATCAATATTTAAGCTACCAATTGCCCAAGGGTACTTTTCAACCTTAaattgctaaaaaccgggtttcgatatccgtggtggataAAGTATAGACattctattgtgtagctttgtgcttaacaaaaccAGCAGACAATCAATCTTTAATTATTGCTCTTATCCACTTTATTTCAGCTTATCACTGACAAAACATTTTCATCGTGTgagataaaattacaaatattttctctttcacatatttattttttaaagttttacagtTCTGCTCGTTgccttgtaatgtttaattttacaagtttacATTGTTGAAGTGttcttaaatattatgtaaatcaATATTTCGAAGAATCTGTTAGTTGTTTGTGTTAAGCCAAGAAGTGGTTAGCTTTAGCTCTAAACAGAGTTATAATGTCTGGTTTGATGTTTAGATTTCTTTTATGGCTATGAGTAACTTCATTATTTTGTAGTTCTTTTCAGTTGCGAAATATGTAATGTTGAAGCAATTTCATGTCCTAAGGCATTTGACGTTAGTTGCACGGAAGCTGCGAATGGCCTGATAGACTTAATACCAGTGaactatatataatacaaacaaagGTACCAGTCCCAGTGACGGGAATGTTTAAATTAATCtttcattatacattattttaagtaCTTTAAAAAATGGTTAATTATGTTCATTCTTGATTTCACTCAGAGccaaagctctgagctacttataTCACACAAcacgaaaagtaattgttgaacatttcagtcatgttaagaactGCTCAACAACAACATACAGTAAATTtacatttctattatttaaaaaacgtCACATTTTGAAACGTGAATCGTACTGCAATTAATTCTTGACAGTTTAATGCAGAATATCCTGCTTGCGAAATGAACTTTcccatcaacattattcatacctaatcagtgatgtcgagaaaacccatttgtagagaaatctATATGTAAtacggctagtttgggttgagaaatttttttgcgtagaggagtgaacaacgtttcgaccttctttggtcatcgtcaggttcacaaagaaagagagaggtaactgaccggaagctgaccacgtgtttgaaagggggttgtgtaactgagtgtcggaatgtagagggcgggcttagatgtttgaatatataattttatattatttattttataattatgatttattatattatttttgatatggatataaaggtgttcctttgtattggtttattttgggctcaagttgttgtataagtaaggcttctttaattttgcgtttgtttatgtttgtttctttatttagtatttgagtgttttctatggttatgttgtgtttatttgacttgcagtgttcgaaaacgtgtgaaggtgaccttttatgttctttaaatctggtttcaatttttctacttgtttctccaatatagaagttgtggcagttatcacattgtattttataaaaaaagttggtgtgatgtttgtcagtgtagtttttacatacgtaatatagacctcagttttgtgtctggtttatgaataaatttggtattaactggaatgtcatattttgttactagtttttgccaaatgttggttatttttctgctgatgtcgagaatatatggtatgcagcagtatatggtttcgtgattttttgattcgtgagatatatttacttttgttggttgattttgctttctgtctaggtgtgtgcgtataatgttttctacggtttgtggaagaaacttattgatgttgacaaagtattgttttattttgtctaattcaccgttaattttatctgatgagcatagttttatggttgtgtttatttggtttcttagtatgttgagtttttgttttgtttcatgtgctgagtcacaaggaatgtatagtccagtatgggtgattggcaaaaactagtaacaaaatatgacattccagttaataccaaatttattcaaaaaccaggcacaaaactgaggtctatactatgtaaaaactacactgacaaacaccacaccaacattatttataaaatacaatgtggtaactgccacgacttctatattggagaaacaagtagaaaaatggaaaccagatttaaataacacaaaaagtcgccacacgttttcgaacactgcaagtcaaataaacacaacataaccatagaaaacactcaaatactaaacaaagaaacaaacataaacaaacgcaaaattaaagaatccttacttatacaacaacttaagcccaaaataaaacaatacaaaggaacactttatatctatatttaaaaaataatataataaataataattataaaataaataatataaaattatatattcaaacatctaagcccgccctctacattccgacactcagttacacaaccccctttcaaacacgtggtcagcttccggtcagttacctctctctttctttgtgaacctgacgatgaccgaagaaggtgaaaacgttgttcactcctatacgtaaaaaaatttctcaacccaaacgagccatttttacatatatattattcatacctgttttcgtgtcatttcaaaagtgaatgttaagCTGTGTCTTGTTGAACAGCTTTTCTAAAGCAGCGTGAAAGCGAACGCCGTAAACGGGTGACAGAAGAACCCTCGGACAGAAACTACTGTTCGCATAATATATAAGATAACATGAAGAGACCACTGTCATTCACGAGCCATGCCAGCTGATCGACATTTTGACCGAGGTATAACTATAGCTACTGGAGATATGCCACACAAGTTAAAAGTATTAGAGTACTCAAACGTTTCcaggaaaacaaaaattaagtagGTCTCTTTTCATAGTTACGTGAGTGttgataattttaagtttaaataatttaaaatttaaagtaatcGTAAGctgtgtatttatttaatgttagaaatattttaatcatatatatagatattgGCACCATTTACACTGTATTTAGAAACCAATCGTCTCTGTGGTTGTAATTGGAACTTCGAAACATTTAATTTCCTACCATTTCACTACATTGCGTTTCCAAGCACATAGTTAAGAGTGTGTTCAGGCATTTCGAAATCATTCAAACTATTACGAAACTTAACATATCAATTTTTCAAcctttatttctaataatatctTCCAAGTGTTAGTGTTTAGAGATatctattcattgataaaatttaaatgtcGACAAGTATCTATTAATTACTATCATTAGTATCTCGTAATGAAATAATTGAAACCAGAAATGGAATGATAAGAGATTGCAAATCTGTTAAGTGATACATTGTTTTAAGCTTCTTGTATAGTGTCagttaagttataaaataaatctattttaatagATACATCCAGATTTTTTGACTTGGTCATCCTTCACATTACGTAAGGACACTTTAAGAAACAGAGTTTTGCGTCAGATGTTTGGACTTGGTCATCCTTCAGACTTCCTACTTGGAGTACTTTTGTAAAGTGTGAACCTGGTTTTTCTTGTGAAAGGTATGAACGTTTAAGGAAAACCCTAATAGTACAACCATATATGAAATATTGTATCTTAGTAATTGACTCCacgatttttgttttattttataagggTATGGAGGAACTAAGTGTTGGTTTGACAAAGAGAAGGGAAACATATATTGCTGATAAAATAGATGGTCAGGTTTTTAAGTTAAGTTGTTAGAACATCAGTAAACTTTTTTGATGAAtcaagtttcatttgttttagtGATAAATCTCTACATGGGACTAAATAAATagtctacaattttttttatttactattataacacaaattataacctagaaatagttttgtataattaaaagttttaaataaactaaacactGAATTAAATAATGTACTCGATAGATATCAACACTTCATGCTCCTACATAACACAGGATTAAGTTTGAGAACTTATGCTAAAAACGTTACCTATGGTCATCAGGCCTGACCGGTCCATTATTATACAAGTGCTTTCTGTCTTTCCGAATGTTATTGTTCGCCATTGCaaatatttgtgattttgttCTGACTCCTTGATATTAGGCCTATGCTATACTTTTAtaatctttaattaaatattaacagttttattttataaaaatcctaGGACACTGAACTGTAAAGTGCACATACTTGTCTCGTACGAtcatttactataatttttgtGCAAGAAAGATGTCTCCGGCATACTAGCGATAGAACAAACACGATAATTACCGACGTAGAACAGCTGTTTCTCCATTAGATACAACAATATACCTCAATGCTTTTTCTACAGAGGAGACAAACTACATGCAATTTAAAACACTAGGAACAATCACATGATCCAGCCTGTATATCTCAGGGCTTGAGTTGAGGGGGAGCAAGCCGAAACGTCATTTGTTTTGTAAGAAATTGCTGTGAAAACGCTCCtggtattaatttttttatgagaaCGTTCTTGTTGTAGATTGTCCAATGACATACGTAAATTTGAGGATAAGTTACCCCAAATCTACCAATTCATATCGTTTATACAGACCTACTTTATTGTAAGTCTACATTGCGACATGTCTTTCTTCTACATTTGAGATACTTTTCAATGTACGTTATCAGATAATCGAAATCAAGACTGTCGTCAACGTTTTTGTCAACATTCCGAAACGTTAAAAgcctttaaaaatttatattgtaaCCACATTAAGGATACCGTATGCAAAAACTTCAGTTTATACAGGGTACCTTATAGCGACCCCAGGAACCCCTGCCTTATAGAGGCTGTGAAACTCAGTTCCATTTTATGACTTTACACATCTCAAGCATTGCTATATTTCTGGATGATTCCATGCATTCCTGAATCAGTTCCAGATGTACACACTCATACACTGATGACAAGATACCCTATTTCGTATTGGATCAACTCTCAAATTTGTTTTGAAGATAAACGTTTTTTCTGTACAAATTCTTTATTCTAGCTTTTCGTTTATTACCCTTTTATTACTGAgcattacattataattattgatGCGCACGATAATTGAGCAACAACATTTAGTTTAACAAAGGTGTAacgtttaatttacatattaatgCCTCTCAGTTTAAGGGCAACATTAAAACTCTGTTTAAAGCGTTCTGGCGTTATGAATCCATATGACATCTTGGTTcttattacaaaaaaacagaGATGTTACTTACTAGGGACTCCACGAACGCATGCTATATTCAGTTTAATACGTACTTAATTTGTATTTGCACAACAAAAGATATGGCTGAACTTCGTAAATCATTTTATTATCCATGTTTCACacgtttttctatattttaaactctttttaAAGGATGTTAATCTGCTTCTGAACATTCATTCTAGTCGCGCGGCGAGGAAAAGTGAATACAGATTCTATTTTGGCAGAGTAGCAAACTCTTCCAAGCTCTTCTGACCACGGTTGGTATGGATTCTCCCATTTAATAAAGCCAATTCTAGAATATTTGTTTTCGACGATCCAGTATGAATACGCCTGTAGCAAAACTAAGCAGAAATACAGCGTTAGTCTAATATTATGAGTAGTATAGTAAAGTCTACTCTAGagttagagataaatatatgtaaacgAGCTTACCATCCAACACTCCCCGATTCGATTCCTCGCAATGGTGAGAGTGCATGGTGTAACTTTGGGCTAAAACAACGACTGTAGTTGTgctagtaaatattaatattactatttttgaaACACACGCTGATGACAGTCATTAAGTTTTTGAAACTAGCCTCGTAACAAAGGCTTGTAACTTGGACTTAAGTAACCAAAATATATacgaatgaaatatttataaaataatttgtacttgATGGTCGAGTGACAGTACTACACTAATATTTGACAGAATTTTAGTCTGATGTAACTTAAACTAAACAACATTTCGTTTTTGAAGCTTTAAGTACAACATTCCAGTATGCGATATAAAGATGGCAGACGTTCTTGGCTTAAgaatatgtttattgttaaatttcCTATTCAAGTCAAGAATGGGTACCAGACAGTAACAATAATTATACGCTACAGCTAACTCGCCGGCGTATAGGTTTGAAATGTGAAAGGGCTTGTGGTATGGTCTTTATGCAGTGGACTAAAAAACTGCAAATTAGTTGTCATAGATGCTACGTTTTAGTAAAGTACAGTGAAAAACACGgtattgaatattttttcatGACTTTTGAGGAAATTATTATATACATCTTCATTTAGAATGAATATACAAGTACGTTCAGGtcaaatattttgcataataGGATAGTATAAAATTTTCGAAGATATAGTGCAACGTCATTATTCTATGTTAAAAAGTAGCGATAAGCAGTCTCTAGTTCTTTGAAATGTCTGGCATAACTGAGcagtatataataaacacataagATATTATAATACAGTTTCGTCATCTTATGTTAAGACGTACCAAAAGGGAGTTtctaaataaagtgttttttaaaactacacgaaaataattttctaacagaaaaaaagtttattagttGAATATTTGGTGTCTTACGTttagaaagtaaaattatattatattttcagatTTCATAGTTATTTATGTCCTAATTGGTATGACACGTGTATATtgttaaacgtttttatttttaaatgagttTGCTCTTACATCGAGTTTTCAAGTTCTTATCTTCCTTCAGGTCAAAACTTGATATAGTTTCAACTTTACTACTGTACGTTCCAGCGTCTGTCCTGATCTCTTCGTCCTCCAGTTGCTAAACTGCTACTGTCAGATCGAGATCTTCTCAAATGAAAATTTGTAGTTCTTCTAATACTTCCACGTGCTTTTTCTTCATTGTGATTTACCGAGTTATTTGATATCACACAACTCTGACTGTCATAAGCTCTTGTTTCTCTGCTCTCTTTACcgttttcttcagttttacatTTGGCCTCACGAACTTTTTCATACATACCTCTTTGAGAGTTTTTTGTAGTCCTTGATGGGCAGTTATTTAATTCAATTTTCTCTTTGCTTCCTTTGTTTTCCATACCATCCACGTTTTCCTGGTTGTATTCTTCACTTAGTATCTTCTGATCTACCTGTTCGTCTAATTCTCTCCATATACTGTTTGttgaattacttttattataaccaGGAGATTCCACGTTCTCCACTCTTTGCCTGATTGCATTTGTGGGTGTCTTATCAGCGGAATCCGAACAGGAACTATTACCCACAGAAGTACCAGTTGCTACACCTAAAGCCTCGCTGTTATGCCTTTCTGATACACCCTCAAAATCATAATTTTGTTCTTCTGTTCTTTTCCTGCCTCCATCTAAATGACGCTGTGTTAATTCGcttcttttattttctaatgtgACGTTAAgtccattttgttcttttccttctttttctttcCTTTGAATGTTTGAGATGTCATGACTGACATGTGTACTTgctatgtttgtttttctctcactGTTCTGGTCTTCCTTCTCTCTTTTCGGGTCATTTGTTGGTTTTGGTATCAAACTGATACCACACAATATATTTACATCTGCTCGTGGTATTTCATCAGTATCTTTTATATTAAGAGACGCGTTTTCCAAGTTACTGTTCTGACCCATTGTGACGTAATCGATTAACTCATGCGATTCATCACACTGAACGCTGTACTTGTCTCCTACTTTTACTCTCCCACGAGTTTTATTTTCCGTTGTTGGTCTTGCTTTGTTCACAAATACATCGAGAGTGGATTGCCTAGAAGTACTTTTGTTATTAGTAGCGCCAGTTTTGGTAACCAAAACTTGTCTACTTTGGTTATCAATCTGATCTTTAGAACTATATCTTCGTACTTTGTCTCTATTTGAGTGACGTTGAGctaacttgttttcttttatttcctcGGTTACAATACAATTAAAGCTGTGACATTTTACATCTCTACTTATCCTTTTTTCTACTTTTGGAACACCATCGATAAAAgaagatgtctttttttttaatgctccATTACTGTAATATTCCACACCGTTATCATGAGTGATTCTTTCGTCTACAGTCGATTTGTTCTTTTGGTCATTCCTACCCTGTTTCTTATCATCACTTGTTACAACATGATCGGTTTGTCTTTGTGTGTCCTTTTGGTCATTCCTACTCTGCTTCTTATCATCACTTGTTACAGCATGATCGGTTTTTTCTGTGTATTCTTTTCCACACTCAATTCCCTGACCGGTGTGAAAGTTCTGATACCATTAATATATTGTACGTTTTCCTCGGTTTTCAATGTCCTGTTACTACTAGATGCCTTGTATAAACTGTTGCTTCTAGCAGAACCACccattttatttgatatatggtTAAATTGACTGTCAGTATGATATTCAATACAAGACtttcgttgttttttatttctctatttctGTTACATTTCATTAACCCTTTCTTTGTTAcctttcttttaactttaaaataacaactATTCCAATCTTTTTCGTTATTTTGTTTTGggatatcatttttaatatttttatctgcaGATAGAGTTGCTACGTTTATCATTGTAGCGCTCTCCACTTGTTGGACGATTTTCGAATCATCATTAGTTGTTGAGAAAGGTGAACTGTAACCTTTCTTCAATAGAGCATCCTTCACAGACTGTTGGGTATGGCTAGAAGATACATCATCCCCCTTCCAATCTGTAATACCGACCAAGAACTGATTGGCATTACTATTTATGAAgcgttttttttctttgttcaatTCAGGTAAGTTATTGGTAGTGTGGGAATTCTCACCTTCGTCACATTCTTGTTGGATTGTTCTTGTCAAATTTATGGGCCACGGCTGATCTTGGAAGTTTTTAGTTTCACTGAACTGTCTCCAGATATTTTGAAAACGTCGCCAGCATTGTGTTTCTCTTTCATTTTCACGGGAAATGGTAAAACTTGTTTTTCTCGATGTTATATTGCCACATAGAGGTTTTGGTATTTTACTACTTTTCCTGGGAAGTGCAACTGTTTCAGTGTTTGAATATTGGATTAACTGGTTATTTCCAAAGCACACATTATTCATTCTGGTTTTTATAGTCGAACTGTTACTTTGCTTATTGGCTATTGTAATTTCTTTCTGCTTTCTAAACTGCAAAACAGCTGATTGTGTAGGCGAGGCACTTCTTATTTGTTCAGAGGTGTCATATGCACTGGAAAACGAGTTCGTTTTCTGAAACAGTCCCATTAGTCTAGGCAATCCTGAAGAATTAGTTGATTtgtaaacattttcaacaaaGTTGTGATGATTTTCCTCATTGTGGGTGGTGTGATTTCTTTTTTGTCCAAAAATAAATCTACTTTGGCCAGGGTTGGGTGTTCGTTTGCCAGAAATATGTCTACTTCTTCCACAGTTAACCCTACCATGACCAGAATTAGGCTTACCTTTTTCCTGAACGCAACTAAATCTACCAATACGAGACAACGGACTCTTCAATAGAACGATACGAACAGGAACTCGAGAAACTGAGGATGACGTATTCTGATTTACAGATTTTCTtgtagatttgtttttgtttaactctACAGGTATCCTTGTGGGTACTCGAGAAATAAATGCTAAGCTCGTCCATTTGCCTTGTATAGACTCAGCTTCAGTATTACAATaaggtttaatatttttcaacagaGATGCCGGTGCATCTTCCTCTTCACTTTCTTGTATAACTTTGAAaaacttttcttcttcagttgtTTTAACAGAGgaactttttaattgtttttcccTACAAAACCAAAATGTAGAAACAGATAacttataaatgaattatttaagaGTAAGGAATGTAGAC
Protein-coding regions in this window:
- the LOC143223978 gene encoding uncharacterized protein LOC143223978 gives rise to the protein MAKIGFNHKTEIVPPYITLSDLRTVLRRQLCGETLPEHYVFLRRVGRNFTQVKKLQEKELKVKYYMPPYTFDPEIYIKEGQHTINSRLLIEEDSGVDELPDIQGHKSQDDSTSPSDDSSYNLSGGLPSTLKNNFLSSGGGSRERGGDEMLTKDSSSVAEKSTRCGETVLKRFARRQKISNQLSNSRNGNQQSPASTESSAYLTSRPSEVNNKEKQLKSSSVKTTEEEKFFKVIQESEEEDAPASLLKNIKPYCNTEAESIQGKWTSLAFISRVPTRIPVELNKNKSTRKSVNQNTSSSVSRVPVRIVLLKSPLSRIGRFSCVQEKGKPNSGHGRVNCGRSRHISGKRTPNPGQSRFIFGQKRNHTTHNEENHHNFVENVYKSTNSSGLPRLMGLFQKTNSFSSAYDTSEQIRSASPTQSAVLQFRKQKEITIANKQSNSSTIKTRMNNVCFGNNQLIQYSNTETVALPRKSSKIPKPLCGNITSRKTSFTISRENERETQCWRRFQNIWRQFSETKNFQDQPWPINLTRTIQQECDEGENSHTTNNLPELNKEKKRFINSNANQFLVGITDWKGDDVSSSHTQQSVKDALLKKGYSSPFSTTNDDSKIVQQVESATMINVATLSADKNIKNDIPKQNNEKDWNSCYFKVKRKVTKKGLMKCNRNREIKNNESLVLNIILTVNLTIYQIKWVVLLEATVYTRHLVVTGH